The genomic interval TGTCCAGAAAGGAAAGGAGTAGTTGATTTTTTCCAAGAGGCCAGCACTACaatcatataatttttatattttatatctaaaatctgattttatagtctgtaaataacatacatatttaACCCTTGTACAGGTAATCTCCAAGAAAGATCAAGAGCAATACTGGCACTCCACGGAGAAAGCAATACTGTAAtcgaatggaaaaaaaaaaaggcagtggtccgatggtcggaccatagGTCCGACCAAtatcggacccatggtccgaccatcgaccaccgccttttttttttttttttttttttttcattccttttcagagagaggaatagagagagtggtccgatggtcggaccatggggtccgatgggtctgattggtcggaccccatggtctgACCATCGCACctgggcttttttttttttttttttttttcattcgttttcagagagaggaagagagagagtgtttgagttatgagggggtatttttggggttttgaaagaagtgtcatattttttgtagtgtaaaatgtattagtttttaaaaaaaaaatttaagttttgtaaatatAGAAAATCAGATTTCCCATTTCAAAAACTAGTATTTAAGAAGAAAATAGATACTAAAAATACTCTAAAcattaggctaaaaatagcttaACAACGGTATATCATGTAATTTCTACCTAAAAAgaattattaattctatatgAAAAAGGGACAATACCATTCAAttgataaaaagaaaatgaatgATAAAAGACGAAGATAAGTTAAAGTGATAAAAGTAGTTTCAAAATAAGAGTTCTTTCTGTTTGTCACTTTTAGCACCAAACTTATAAACAATTGGTATGTTTGgtgacaaaaaattaaataagtttataatttaaataaaaatattaaaggaCACTCATGGTGTTTAGCACTCTTTAAAgtataatattgttattagtgcaattcaatatcatgtcctacttattttattttaataaatattataaaaaattactaactaattataaagtgACACTTCAGTGCTATGCACCACGAGTGCCTCTCACGGTCTCACCTACCCAAAACCTCAACCCTACCTACAAAACATGagggaaaattaaaataagtttgaCTAAAAATTACTCTCTAATTTGCATTTAAAACTTGAGCAACCCTTTAAATTTAGTCGGACCTATTTTAAATCAATATGACTTGGGtgagttcttttttttttaccacaTAGATATAGGTGTTTGCAATGATGCAAAAGTGTAAGGTCACACATCATtactcaataaaaataaaaatgaaagacTCAAAAGTAGGTGAAATTTATATCAAGTTTAGAACTTTTAGTTCTTAGAGCACCTCTAACGACACACTAAATTTGGTATTACATTATCATCAAATTTGGTGTCAAAAAATATTTCAACTCCAACCATAAtacaaaaaattacactaaaaaaatattctttattattatattaattttcttataaaataataataaaaaaatatcatattaattaacaaaaatcaccacaattgttatatttaactAATAATTTTTGGCAAGTTAAATTCTTccaaattttttaaagttttgtagaatgtcttaaataactataatgtacacgattatataaaaaatgactAAAAATATGTTAGGTGCCGAAACAAATAGGAGTACacttttagaaaaatatattaaagaattttctaaaataaatttttaattttataaatataataatatgaattttaactaaatatatatataaatgccgTAACTAAATATATATGCCGTGCGCTGTAGAAAAAATTTGATAATGGTGCAAAGTTTGGTGTGTCCTTGGAGCATTAATCACACTAATAATGCTGTTGAATTTAATATACCTAATTGAATTTAATTTGTACAATTTAATCAAATCCAATCAAATTCGTAATAAAGTATAAATTCGTACTTACGcggattgaaaaataaaaaattagtatatttAGATATTGATTAACATGTAAAAGTAATcgattaaattaaatctatacatatctatattttttttaaaaaataatatatacacatttaatattttaatgtaaaaaaataataatttaaaattttaatatatataatataaatatattttaaaattttataaattaaatgtatagctcatttttttataattaaaattgaatcttatctaaaataaaattaaacatttgttttacatttttttttcttttaaatttgttataagtaactaataaaaaataatcgatccaatccacATTTTTATGAATTGAATTTGAATTATTACGAGCATAATTAGATTAGATGATTACCCTTACTCTATCCTATCTTCCATTTATTCCATTTGTATTTTGTACCTACATATACATAGTTCAAAGAATATAGTAAATTCAATACGTAATCAGAATAAGTGTTTTCTATCTTCTTCCATCTTGATTCTAACATTGAAAATCGAGGATCCTgccaataaatattataatattaaatttatctttgcttattattgaaaaaaaaagaagaaatccattaaaatattttgtaattaataataactttttttttttttcgttttgttttaaaataggTAGAATCACTTGTTGCCTATTATTATCCAATCATTACAGGGAAAGAAGTTCCAAATATTCAGATAGATACCAACTTTTTAATTATTCTTatccaatatatatatttatatactttatttatttattccaaatcATGTTTACGTAATACTGCACTCCATGAATAGATATACTTGCCACTTTGGCTATAAAACTCAAAAATCAAAACGACTCTCTATTTGAACGGAATCTCCCTAAACTAGTAATATTTTAAGGCaattatattaaaacaaaattatttcaaGACAAATAGAAACGAGAGGGGCATTTGACACTTGACCcttaaaaaaatccaaaaaatatgtatgtataatttaaggaaaattttatttatactctattttttttaaatactctattttaataattttattttatataaaatttatatctttaattatactatttttttttaaaaactttttttctttcaatttatattcttaaaaaataaaccaatcaaacaaaaataaattatatttttaatattacgaaaaaaattaaaataaaaaattatataacacatatatacatgagttagaaaattatattctaTTAACATAAATCGCAACTAAAATCCGCATAGTAACCCATATAGAAACCACCGGAACAATCTaaactgtaaatttaaaaaaaaaattaaaaaatagtatatgaggtaattcttcttatttttattctatttaaaaacgttatatataatttacaaaCAATTCAATATTTACATAAAATGTTAAAAAGTTCTCTTAAAAAATTGCAAGAAAgaagtagaaaaaaaaatagaacatgtttaaaagttaaatatttaagagtaaatactattttggaccatgtattttgcaaaagttattaattggaccctttgttttgttaaataataaaatgaacCCTATATTTtctgaaatagtaaaaataagactgagctcaatttttaaaaattttattttttcatataactAACCTTAAGACAATTTTTAATACGAACAaatcagttttgtcataacacctctagatcagattattattaagttttattttaacaaaaaatcagtttacgGTCCTAtctgtacaattttaaaaaatacaaggtctattttatcatttaataaaatagatagtctaattaataattcttacaaaatacagggtcaAAATGAtatcttttaattaaaaaaaaacaaagaataaaattaaaaatgttgAATTTATCATTAAAACTATACACattgaaatataaaaatagaatacaatattatattttaaaataagtttagagtatatattattttttaatttatagttTAGATTATTTCGATAACTTACTACTATGTAAATTTTAGTTGCCATTTAAATTATTCCCTTAATtactatataaatttttatataaaaaatttaatttttaaaatacaaaaatgaaaaaacccctTATTTCTTCCATAAACCCATATTACGACATATGCCattataaagaaaattaaactAGAAAAGTCAGCTGCATTGCATACGAAAATAGGGTTTATCCTTTAGGTATCTATCTATCTAGTATAGGAATTTtctatattttatatcattacTAATTGAGTaccaaaaattaacaaatattgtCTAACACGTCACACGATTAGTTCCtagttaataaaatataaaagagaaGAGACTACGAAGCTTTAGGTTAAAAAGACTGTATTGAATTGTATAACCAAACCCACCCACGCCACCGGCCACACTCATACATTACACACTCTTACTCACCTCACCTCCTCTTCACCTTCGCCGCCCTACCGAACTTCTTCCGGAGCCGGAGAAAATGGATTGCACCACTGCCCTTTTGCCTGGCCTTCACGCTAATTACCTTCTCTGCCCCTCCCGCCattctttttctcttctttccaAAACCCATTTCTCTTCTCCCCTCAAGGTTTACATAATCTTCCCTTTTCCTTCTtgttcgattttttttttcttctgaatttaatttggttttttcttcttcttttttatgCAGTTACTGCTCCAAACAAAGCAGCTTTCTTTTGCTTCTTCTCAAAAAATTTCTCCGGTTTTTTGCAATGCTACATTGTCTGATGCTCGCAGGTACTCCATTTCTGAAAATTGTTTTTGGATGGATTAGTTATATGTGTGTGAATGTTAGAAAGAATTTTTTTGCAAGTGTTTGGTGTTTATTTCAACGCTCTGATTGTGTGGATGATAATCATTTGGTGTTTGGAGCAGTGAAACAGTTGAATTAGCAAACATTGATTGGGACAACCTTGGATTTGCGTTTCTTCCTACTGATTATATGTATAACATGAAATGTTCTCAAGGTGAGGGCTTTTCAAATGGTGAATTACAACGATTTGGGAACATTGAGTTGAGCCCTTCAGCTGGAGTTTTGAACTATGGCCAGGTTAAATGCTCAATAATAATGTTACTTCCACATTATTCTCATCTTAATTTTAGCTTCTAGGGtcttattgatatgattattcttttttttggttgttgtcGTTGGAGCGTTCACGAGCTTATTCTATGCTgtgctttattttatttatattctgATATGGTCTTTAATGCCTCCTGCTTTGTTATTGTTATTGTAATCATTAATGACATTTTACTGAGTTTACATGGTGTCGTAGAGGGTGCACCTGTTCGTAGGTAGTCTTGTTCTAATGGGTTTTATTCAAGAAAGATGTTTGATAACATCTGTTTTTGAGCAtctctttcctttttcttttatgttccttttttttttcgtgtgtgtttaattaaacttgAACTGTGAACATTAGATGAATTCTTAAGACTTAGTTTAACAAAGCGTACAAAATATTAGCCTTctcaatttcaaatttaaaggtGTTGCTCAATTTGTTTATCTGAGAAACTTTATTCTTTCTATACCACATTGAATAGTAAGTTTCATGGGGTTGACACAGTCAAACATGATGATACTGATCTTTATAGGTGAAGACTGTTTAAGGTATAGATTTTCCAGTACTAAAATCTCAAGTTAGAGTTGTTGGGCTGGAGCAATAACTTGTGAGTTTCTTGCTGGGCTAGTTTGGTGCTGAGACTTATATTTTGTTCCTACAAAGTATAGGGTTGGGAAGAACCATGAGTTTCATACTCTCCAGAGAATGAAAATTTCAGCATAGCCcactttttcattaaaattataggcatgaaaaaagaagaaattgGTTTAGAATCTagcaatatttaattttttttattgaatatgggAATCTCATGAAGTAGCTCTAgctctttccttttttttcccTTTCTCTTTGATAAAAATAGATCTTAAAGACTTATTGTGGCATCAATAATACTTATTTGTTATATATTTCCCTGGTCCTTTTCCTATAAAATCATTAACTTTGTGCTTTTTGGTAGGATTTTAACTGATGCAGTATTATATCAGTAGGAATCATTGTATGATGTCTCTTTTTcctaattttcttgtatttcttCTTTTAGGGGCTGTTTGAGGGTCTTAAAGCCTATCGGAAAGAAGATGGAAATATACTCCTGTTTCGTCCTGAGGAGAATGCACTGCGGATGAGACTGGGTGCTGAACGGATGTGCATGCCATCACCGACTGTTGAACAATTTGTGGATGCTGTAAAGGCCACTGTCTTAGCAAACAAACGTTGGGTAATGTTCATCTTGAAGCTGGtgtattgtattttgttttcttatgGGAGTGCATTTAAGATTAACAAGTGGATGATGTCTTGTTTCAGATTCCTCCTGCTGGTAAAGGATCCTTGTATATTAGGCCATTGCTAATGGGGAGTGGAGCAGTTCTTGGTCTTGCACCTGCTCCTGAGTACACATTTCTGATTTATGTTTCACCTGTTGGAAACTATTTTAAGGTTTGTTATGTCTGCTTATGAATGCCTTTTCTttctaaataaatattgatgatCATTCAGATTTCTTGTCTTTTCATAAAACatgtatttgtttattttgtatTCATGCTTCATTTAAAGTTGGACTGTTGGCTTCTGACCAATGGTCCCCCTTTCCCTCTAgcattttaatatttatgtaatttGTTGACACAACACTTGAATCTTTCTATATGATGATTTTCTAGATCTTACAGTAGAGTAAATAGATTTTAATGATTTATTTGGTATGTAATGTTTCCTATCAGCCAATGATATTAACCTTGAATTATCCAAATCAATGTACAAGAAACTAATATTTAACCTACTGATGTTATGTGTTAATTTGCAACTTGGTAGGAGAACATATTGTAATAGTGGTTGCagttttgtaggatatcttgcCTATTTTTCCATTTCTGACCTTTCAATTATCTTataacttttctttttcattttagaTGTGAAGTTTTTGTCAGCCTATACATTCATATATCTATATACACATATTTTTGCAGGAAGGTGTGGCACCGATTCATCTAATTATTGAGCATGATTTGCACCGTGCAACTCCAGGAGGTACTGGAGGTGTAAAGACTATAGGAAACTATGCTGCAGTAAGATCGTCTTCTTTGCTTCTTTAGTAATATAAGTTTGGATTGGTTAGGTCCAAAATTTTCAATTGTTGCATATGTTCTTAAGGTTAGGTCTTGGGCCCTGAATGTTCAGTTTCCTTTTCAGTTTCATTTATCATTTCCTTTTTTGTTACTACTTATGACTGTATTTTCCTTCATGTATCACTATTAAGAATCAGCAGTATGTGAGAACGTACTTCTGGTTAAGGATAATGTGCAATTGGCTAGGTTGTTATTGTtcaaatttttcatttatttaagaAGTCAGCCTTGCCCTTAAGTGACTCAACTTAACTGAGGAAAACTGTGATTACCATGTGCTCTCCAATACAAGGAAATCTTTTAGTTTACATGGTCTTAAATATGTAGTTTGTGCATTTCACTTGAGCCAGACTGAGAGAACTTTCGACATGCAATCCACCTGTTTAAATGTGAATAGAGTAGACAAATAGTTATTTACTGTTTCTTAAGTAGATAGTTTGAGTTTTGTAACAGAAGTTTCCCTGTGTAATTACTGAAATACTGATACATCTCCTTTAACCATTGAATTGTTGTATTTAGGTTCTCAAGGCTCAATCGGCTGCTAAAGAACAAGGGTATTCAGATGTTCTCTACCTAGATTGTGTGCACAAAAAATATCTAGAGGAGGTCTCCTCTTGCAACATTTTTGTTGTGAAGGTAGTATATGTCTAGATTTGATTCTGTAATTCCCTCTATGACAAAATACAAAACTTTATGATTGCTACTTTCGAGAGGTAGGAGGATAAAGTAGCGCTAGGGAAAAACTTGCACCAAATGAGCTGTCCTGAGTTTTAACTGCACAGCTTGCACTTTATGGTCCTGAAGATGTGATTCAAAATTACACCACTTCATTTGGAAcatactattttttgtaaagaaTAAGTCTTTAGCATTACTCCAATT from Cannabis sativa cultivar Pink pepper isolate KNU-18-1 chromosome 4, ASM2916894v1, whole genome shotgun sequence carries:
- the LOC115712225 gene encoding branched-chain amino acid aminotransferase 2, chloroplastic — protein: MDCTTALLPGLHANYLLCPSRHSFSLLSKTHFSSPLKLLLQTKQLSFASSQKISPVFCNATLSDARSETVELANIDWDNLGFAFLPTDYMYNMKCSQGEGFSNGELQRFGNIELSPSAGVLNYGQGLFEGLKAYRKEDGNILLFRPEENALRMRLGAERMCMPSPTVEQFVDAVKATVLANKRWIPPAGKGSLYIRPLLMGSGAVLGLAPAPEYTFLIYVSPVGNYFKEGVAPIHLIIEHDLHRATPGGTGGVKTIGNYAAVLKAQSAAKEQGYSDVLYLDCVHKKYLEEVSSCNIFVVKGKVISTPEIKGTILPGITRKSIIDVARSQGFQVEERLVTVDELLDADEVFCTGTAVVVSPVGSITYRGERVLYNKGGVGAVSQQLYSVLTRLQMGLVKDNMNWTVELS